TTTAGGTCACGGACAAGGTGCGCGTTCAACACAATGAAATCACCCGAAAGGTTGCTCTTAACAAAAATGTTTTTGTAAGACGGCTCAATACACGGTGACGTGCCGGTGATGTTTGAAATAGTGGCTGTCGGAGCAATCGCAAGCACGTTGGAGTTGCGCATACCCTGCGTTTGAATCTTCGTTCGAAGTGAATCCCAATCCATACGACTTGTTCGAGGAACATCGACCGTCTGACCTCGTTCATCTTCCAACATGTCCAGGGTGTCCTGTGGAAGTAGCCCCCGGTCCCATTTGGAGCCTTTAAAGCTGCTATATGACCCACTCTCCTTGGCCAAGTCACTGGACATCTCATAGGCGTAGTATGCGATGGCTTCCATGAACTCATCGTTGAACTCGACGGCTTCTTCGGACGCAAATGGGATATTTTTCTTAAAGAGAGAATTTTGAAGTCCCATAACACCCAAGCCAATGGGACGGTGGCGTTGGTTAGAATTCCGCGCTGCCTCTGTTGGGTAGAAATTGATATCGATGACGTTATCAAGGGCTCTCACAGCCGTGCGAATCGTGTTACGCAATTTCCGGTGGTCGATGTTGCCATCGTCCTCCAAATGATTGTCGAGAATGATAGATCCGAGATTACAAACAGCCGTTTCATCGGCCCCTGTATTCAAAGTAATTTCCGTGCACAAATTGGAACTATGGATTACTCCTGCGTGGTCCTGGGGGCTACGAACATTACAAGGATCTTTAAAGGTGATCCATGGATGACCTGTTTCAAAGATCATTTTCAGCATCTTCTTCCAAAGTTCGATGGCTTCTACTTTCTCGCCCCAGATTTCTCCGGTCTCAACTTTGGCTTCGTATTCGATATATTTTTTCTCAAACGCCTTACCGTAAATATTATGAAGATCCGGGACTTCGTTGGAGCGGAACAGAGTCCAGTTTTCCCGAGATTCCATACGCTTCATGAACAGATCCGGAATCCAATTCGACGTATTCATGTCGTGGGTGCGGCGACGCTCATCGCCGGTATTTCGACGCAACTCTAGAAACTCGATTATATCGTTGTGCCAGGTTTCCAGATAAGCACATCCCGAACCGCGGCGCTTGCCTCCTTGGTTCACCGCGACCAATTGGTCATTGTGAAGTTTCAGGAACGGGATGATACCCTGGCTTTCTCCGTTGGTGCCGTTGATGTAACCGCCTGTGCCCCGGACCGCAGTCCAACTCCCACCGAGTCCGCCTGCCCATTTGGATAGGTAGGCGTTCTCGGCGATACCGCGTTGCATGATTCCTTCAATGGAATCATCAACCCAGTACAGGTAGCAGGACGACAGTTGGGAGTGTAGAGTACCTGAGTTGAACAAGGTTGGAGTGGATGAGCAGAACCGGCGGCTTTTATACAGCGTATAAAGTGAAATGGCTTTTTCTTCTTTTTCTTCCTTCTCGTCGACAAAGAGACCCATAGCAACCCGCATCCAGAAGATCTGGGGCGTCTCCATGCGGCGGTGCTTGCTGTCGGTTTTGTCAACGATGAGGTAACGATCGTAAAGGGTTTGAATTCCCAGGTAATCGAAATCGAGATCAGCGGCTGGGTCGAGAGCTTCAGCTAATCTATCGATATTGAATTCCTTCAAACGAGGAGAAAGTCTTTTAATTTCAATACCATGTTTCAGGTAGTGTTTGAAGTAATCTGCATGAAAACGTTTCAATGAACGGATGCCGTCCTTAACAATATTCCATCCAATGACTTCTTCGTAGATATAGGTGCTAAGTATTCTTCCAGCAAACTTGGCAAAATCGGCGTCCTTCTCGATTAAGGATTTGGCGTTAAGAATAATTGTCTTTTGGAGGTCGGCCAACGAGATTTCATCGAACAGAGAACGTCTCAGCTCGGCTTCGATTTCCTCCTCTACCATATCGATCTCGAGACCGATCATAGCGTAGCGGATGCGCTCCTTGAGATCGGCACCATCCCAGAAAAAAGTATTACCATCGAGGTGTTTTACGACCACCATCGAGTTTTGCTGGGGATCAATCGCTTCTGTTACCGGCTCGCCTTCTATTTCGCGCAACATTGAGCGCTGGGCACGATAGAGAATGTAAGTCTCAGCAACTTTGAAGTGACCGGCTTTCATCAGCTCCTCTTGAGCAATATCCTGGACATCTTCGATATGAATGAATGTCCGGCGCGAATCTCTAACCCTAAGCGATACGGCTTGAGCAACATCAATGGCTGGGGAAGAGTCTTTTTCCAATGAAAGGAACGCTTTGCGGATCGCGATTTCCACCTTATTTTCGTTCCACGGAACTACCTGGGTATTACGGCGAATCACCTTACAAGTTGAAGCTGGCTGCTGAACCTGTATGAGATGAGATCGGTTAATAACGAGGCTTTTGGCAACATCGTGCGCGTTGTGGTCAACCAGCGTTTTCTCGATTTCGAGATTCAACGCTCGTTGGGTTATGAGATTCGCAGCCCCTGGCTCCTGAGGAATATTAAGGAGGTGCTTCGCCACTTCGCGGGTGATGTTAGCAACGAAATCCTGATTTTTTTTGTTAAAGACGTCCTGGTCCTCGCGGGATGCAAGGAGATTGGTCAGTGCGTTTCCAACCATATCAGCAATATCAGCCAGGTCGATATCTACAGTACCTTCCTGAGACTCGATCTTCAAATCCGGCTGAACAAGCCGATCGTCGGTAAGCACTTCGCGCCAATTGAATTTCGATTTTCCCAGGTGGTTGTCTTTTACGATTTTTTTGAGCGCTAAGTCTTCTTTGAGAGCAGATGTGCGATTAAGCATGAAAGGAGAGTGTTCGGTATTAGCAGTTAGAGTTCATCGTCATCGCCCTGTTCAAGGGCAGATGCTTTTTGGTATTCAGTCACGCGGCCTTCGAAGAAATTTTGTTCCTTCTGAATATCCATCATTTCGGCGAGCCATGGGAACGGATTCGTAATACCTGCATTAATGAGGGGCAGGCCTACTCCTTCCAATCTTCGGTCAGCAATATAATCGATATACTGCATAAAGTCTTCAGCGCTTAGACCCAATGCGTTTAAAGGAAGGCAATCGCTGATAAATTCTTTTTCTAAAGCAACCGCTTCGCGCATGAGGTTAACACACTCATCGCGGAAGTCTTCTGTCCATACATCGGGATTCTCCGAAACAAGATCCATGAACAAATTGCGAAGGAGCTCTATGTGGTTTGATTCGTCGCGAAGTGTGTAGCGAAACATCTGTCCGATACCAGGGAATTTGTTCTGACGGTAAAGAGATAGAACCATTCCGAATAGCCCGTAAAATTGTGTTCCTTCCATGCACTGACCGAAGACAAACATGTTCTTTGCCAGCAGCTGTTTGTTTGCTGTTTGGGTAAGGTCAAGATCTCGACGAAGGGAGCGGGTGGTCTTGGTAACAAACTCATTTTTCTTAAGGATCGTGGGGATGTCCTCAAACATGGCCTCACATTCGTGCGGATTGATCCCCAAAGAGCTGATCATATAGAGGAGGGAATCGGCGTGGATGTTTTCTTCGTGGGCATGACGGCCGAGAACCAGCTTGAGCTCCGGAGCGGTGACACGCTCACGAATCACGTGGAGAATATTATCTCCAACGATACCTTCGGCAGCTGAAAAATACCCCATGCACATGCGGATGATCCAACGTTCGCTATCGCTCAAAAAGTCCTTAGATTTCCATT
This sequence is a window from Verrucomicrobiota bacterium. Protein-coding genes within it:
- a CDS encoding ribonucleotide-diphosphate reductase subunit beta — its product is MDKIFTIGNKTFVLDESKAEAAYAAKKIINGRDTMTFNLLPLKYKWAYDLYRNMKSNHWEPEDIPMNKDIEQWKSKDFLSDSERWIIRMCMGYFSAAEGIVGDNILHVIRERVTAPELKLVLGRHAHEENIHADSLLYMISSLGINPHECEAMFEDIPTILKKNEFVTKTTRSLRRDLDLTQTANKQLLAKNMFVFGQCMEGTQFYGLFGMVLSLYRQNKFPGIGQMFRYTLRDESNHIELLRNLFMDLVSENPDVWTEDFRDECVNLMREAVALEKEFISDCLPLNALGLSAEDFMQYIDYIADRRLEGVGLPLINAGITNPFPWLAEMMDIQKEQNFFEGRVTEYQKASALEQGDDDEL
- a CDS encoding ribonucleoside-diphosphate reductase subunit alpha, with translation MLNRTSALKEDLALKKIVKDNHLGKSKFNWREVLTDDRLVQPDLKIESQEGTVDIDLADIADMVGNALTNLLASREDQDVFNKKNQDFVANITREVAKHLLNIPQEPGAANLITQRALNLEIEKTLVDHNAHDVAKSLVINRSHLIQVQQPASTCKVIRRNTQVVPWNENKVEIAIRKAFLSLEKDSSPAIDVAQAVSLRVRDSRRTFIHIEDVQDIAQEELMKAGHFKVAETYILYRAQRSMLREIEGEPVTEAIDPQQNSMVVVKHLDGNTFFWDGADLKERIRYAMIGLEIDMVEEEIEAELRRSLFDEISLADLQKTIILNAKSLIEKDADFAKFAGRILSTYIYEEVIGWNIVKDGIRSLKRFHADYFKHYLKHGIEIKRLSPRLKEFNIDRLAEALDPAADLDFDYLGIQTLYDRYLIVDKTDSKHRRMETPQIFWMRVAMGLFVDEKEEKEEKAISLYTLYKSRRFCSSTPTLFNSGTLHSQLSSCYLYWVDDSIEGIMQRGIAENAYLSKWAGGLGGSWTAVRGTGGYINGTNGESQGIIPFLKLHNDQLVAVNQGGKRRGSGCAYLETWHNDIIEFLELRRNTGDERRRTHDMNTSNWIPDLFMKRMESRENWTLFRSNEVPDLHNIYGKAFEKKYIEYEAKVETGEIWGEKVEAIELWKKMLKMIFETGHPWITFKDPCNVRSPQDHAGVIHSSNLCTEITLNTGADETAVCNLGSIILDNHLEDDGNIDHRKLRNTIRTAVRALDNVIDINFYPTEAARNSNQRHRPIGLGVMGLQNSLFKKNIPFASEEAVEFNDEFMEAIAYYAYEMSSDLAKESGSYSSFKGSKWDRGLLPQDTLDMLEDERGQTVDVPRTSRMDWDSLRTKIQTQGMRNSNVLAIAPTATISNITGTSPCIEPSYKNIFVKSNLSGDFIVLNAHLVRDLKKEGLWDQEMLDNLKYFDGEIQDIEAIPDDLKKKYTTAFGIDYKWLIAAAARRQKWIDQSQSVNLFLPKPELKALSHMYRAAWKQGLKTTYYLRTLGASNIEKATIKSKKEIRGLVAQDTEKKFTEEEKNACSIEAMRNGEECEACQ